One genomic window of Brevundimonas vesicularis includes the following:
- a CDS encoding DUF305 domain-containing protein, with protein MIRVLTPLVLLGLLSACDGGGDPVQQALRDTSAANQAAAARTTEQMQAAGHAGHAMGGATPGVTLGDRAFAASEAEMHRKMAAASGQTIDQAYVAKMIAHHEGAVAMAKVALRDSRDPEIRRMAQSVVDTQTREIAQMKAWAPTAPPVN; from the coding sequence ATGATCCGCGTCCTGACGCCGCTCGTGCTGCTCGGCCTGCTGAGCGCCTGTGACGGCGGCGGCGATCCGGTGCAGCAGGCGCTGCGCGACACCTCCGCCGCCAACCAGGCAGCGGCGGCGCGCACGACTGAACAGATGCAGGCCGCCGGTCATGCCGGTCACGCCATGGGCGGCGCTACGCCCGGCGTCACCCTTGGAGATCGGGCCTTCGCCGCCTCCGAGGCCGAGATGCACCGCAAGATGGCCGCCGCCTCGGGTCAGACGATCGACCAAGCCTATGTCGCCAAGATGATCGCCCACCACGAAGGCGCCGTCGCCATGGCCAAGGTCGCCCTGCGTGACAGCCGCGACCCCGAAATCCGACGCATGGCGCAGAGCGTCGTCGATACCCAGACGCGCGAGATCGCCCAGATGAAGGCCTGGGCGCCGACCGCCCCTCCGGTGAACTGA
- a CDS encoding Tat pathway signal protein: MSKPHTDRIAPASGQQMDRSNDLETTAEMDAAAPEAALASRRQRLTGSAVGVGSVGFDETGAFDVGADDHAPQDDAVTDKP; the protein is encoded by the coding sequence GTGAGCAAGCCCCACACCGACCGCATTGCCCCGGCCTCGGGCCAGCAGATGGATCGTTCAAATGATCTTGAAACCACGGCGGAGATGGATGCCGCGGCGCCTGAAGCGGCTCTGGCCAGCCGTCGTCAGCGGCTGACCGGTTCGGCCGTCGGGGTCGGCAGCGTCGGCTTCGATGAAACCGGCGCCTTCGACGTGGGCGCCGATGACCACGCGCCTCAGGACGACGCGGTCACCGACAAACCCTGA
- the purL gene encoding phosphoribosylformylglycinamidine synthase subunit PurL translates to MNAPDKTPQKSMAELAAEYGLAPSEYQVVLDRLGREPNNVELGVFSVMWSEHCSYKSSKIHLGKFPTTGERVICGPGENAGVIDIDDGDACIFKMESHNHPSYIEPYQGAATGVGGIMRDVFTMGARPVALLNALRFGDPSHEKTRRLVTGVVAGIGGYGNCVGVPTVAGETNFHKGYNGNILVNAMCVGLARADEIYYSAAPEAGHDVVYFGSKTGRDGIHGATMSSTEFDDESEAKRPTVQVGDPFAEKLLIEATLELMASGAVAAIQDMGAAGLTSSSVEMAGKGGVGIELNLNKVPQRETGMTAYEMMLSESQERMLAVLKPGYEDVGYRIFQKWGLDFAIIGKTTNTGHLVLKHHDETVCDVPLAPLFDDAPLYDRPWVQPELQPKLNHSDIPAPENWADAVMKVVACPDMASKRWIWEQYDRHVMADTLQDSSTGADAGVVRVHGTDKGLAVTSDCTPRYVQNDPYEGGKQAVAEAWRNLTAVGSRPIAITDNLNFGNPQRPEIMGQIVRAIDGMAEACRELMFPVVSGNVSLYNETNGVAIPPTPTVGAVGLLPNYDVVTGFSTMAEGDALVLIGQTQGELGASIYLREVLGREDGAPPPVDLKLEKKTGDFVRDRIEAGELTVVHDLSDGGLIGAAADLVLASDVGVTLDASSAAHAHIFLFAEDQARYLVAVPDADAMIAKAREAGLHASVVGHAGGAAFASKGDKGELFSIPVAHLREWHEGWMPGWLGDAA, encoded by the coding sequence ATGAACGCTCCTGATAAGACCCCCCAGAAGTCGATGGCCGAACTGGCCGCCGAATACGGCCTGGCCCCCAGTGAATATCAGGTCGTCCTCGACCGGCTGGGGCGCGAGCCCAACAACGTCGAACTGGGCGTCTTCTCGGTCATGTGGTCCGAGCACTGCTCCTACAAGTCGTCCAAAATCCACCTAGGCAAGTTCCCCACGACTGGAGAGCGCGTCATCTGCGGGCCGGGCGAGAACGCCGGGGTGATCGACATCGACGACGGCGACGCCTGCATCTTCAAGATGGAGAGCCACAACCACCCGTCCTACATCGAACCTTATCAGGGTGCGGCGACAGGCGTGGGCGGCATCATGCGTGACGTCTTCACCATGGGCGCGCGCCCGGTGGCGCTGCTAAACGCCCTGCGTTTCGGCGATCCCAGCCATGAGAAGACCAGGCGTCTGGTCACCGGCGTGGTCGCGGGCATCGGCGGCTACGGCAACTGCGTCGGCGTGCCCACGGTCGCGGGCGAAACCAACTTCCATAAGGGTTACAACGGCAACATCCTGGTCAACGCCATGTGCGTGGGCCTGGCCCGCGCCGACGAGATCTATTATTCGGCCGCGCCGGAGGCCGGCCACGACGTGGTCTATTTCGGCTCTAAGACCGGTCGCGACGGCATCCACGGCGCCACCATGTCCTCGACCGAGTTCGACGACGAGTCTGAGGCCAAACGCCCCACGGTCCAGGTCGGCGACCCCTTCGCCGAAAAGCTGCTGATCGAGGCGACGCTGGAGCTGATGGCGTCCGGCGCCGTCGCCGCCATTCAGGACATGGGCGCGGCGGGCCTGACCTCCTCCTCCGTCGAAATGGCGGGCAAGGGCGGCGTCGGCATCGAACTGAACCTCAACAAGGTGCCCCAGCGCGAAACCGGCATGACGGCCTATGAGATGATGCTGTCGGAAAGCCAGGAGCGGATGCTGGCGGTGCTGAAGCCCGGCTATGAAGACGTCGGCTATCGCATCTTCCAGAAGTGGGGCCTGGACTTCGCCATCATCGGCAAGACCACCAACACCGGCCATCTGGTGCTGAAGCATCACGACGAGACCGTCTGCGACGTGCCGCTGGCGCCCCTGTTCGACGACGCGCCCCTGTACGACCGCCCTTGGGTTCAGCCGGAGCTTCAGCCGAAACTGAACCACTCGGACATTCCCGCGCCTGAGAACTGGGCCGATGCGGTGATGAAAGTCGTCGCCTGCCCCGACATGGCGTCGAAGCGCTGGATCTGGGAACAGTACGACCGCCACGTCATGGCCGACACGCTGCAGGACTCCTCGACCGGCGCCGACGCCGGCGTGGTGCGCGTGCATGGCACGGACAAGGGTCTGGCCGTCACGTCGGACTGCACGCCCCGCTATGTCCAGAACGACCCCTATGAGGGCGGCAAACAGGCCGTGGCCGAGGCCTGGCGCAACCTGACCGCCGTCGGCAGCCGTCCGATCGCCATCACGGACAATCTGAACTTCGGCAATCCGCAACGCCCCGAGATCATGGGCCAGATCGTGCGCGCCATCGACGGCATGGCCGAGGCCTGCCGCGAACTGATGTTCCCGGTCGTGAGCGGAAACGTGTCGCTCTATAACGAGACCAACGGCGTCGCCATTCCGCCGACCCCGACCGTGGGCGCTGTCGGCCTGCTGCCCAACTACGACGTGGTGACGGGCTTCTCGACCATGGCCGAGGGCGATGCGCTGGTCCTGATCGGCCAGACCCAGGGCGAGCTGGGCGCCTCCATCTATCTGCGCGAGGTCCTGGGCCGCGAGGACGGCGCCCCGCCGCCCGTCGATCTGAAGCTTGAAAAGAAGACCGGTGATTTCGTGCGCGACCGGATCGAGGCGGGCGAGCTGACCGTGGTTCACGACCTCTCGGACGGCGGTCTGATTGGCGCGGCGGCCGATCTAGTGCTGGCTTCCGACGTCGGCGTGACCTTGGACGCCTCCAGCGCCGCCCACGCCCACATCTTCCTGTTCGCCGAGGACCAAGCCCGTTACCTGGTCGCCGTGCCTGACGCCGACGCCATGATCGCCAAGGCGCGCGAGGCGGGTCTGCACGCTTCGGTCGTCGGCCATGCGGGCGGCGCCGCCTTCGCCTCCAAGGGCGACAAGGGCGAACTGTTCAGCATACCCGTCGCCCATCTGCGCGAATGGCATGAAGGCTGGATGCCGGGTTGGCTGGGCGACGCGGCATGA